In one window of Coralliovum pocilloporae DNA:
- a CDS encoding sensor histidine kinase, whose amino-acid sequence MSEQNASVKISAETASVRKRSDRRRNVTRTVKDVRERLNSPTGLRLAFDHELLLMFAQHQLSGILPVPVIVLTTALLSMLWSPTWAIGGWMLAVFTAHTGLLFLSQKFTQTDLETVQIKPWRTRFLIAQAIYGLAWSGFAVLPVTDSPIVNLGLTQDLIGIFIVITLLVMIAMTTLLSANLPLSVTLACAPAVIAAAIRFLPAGDIMAWTMTVLSFGALLFFITIANRLYAATIVSLSFRAEKDSLIVELEQAKAVSDEARRQAEAANLAKSKFLATMSHELRTPLNAILGFSEVMKTELLGPMENNTYKDYAGDIHSSGNHLLNLINQILDLSRIEAGRYTLQEEPVSLSEVAEDCVHMMDLKAQGKGVELVENYESQLPKLWADERSVRQIMLNLLSNAVKFTPAGGSVTITIAWTANGGQYVSVRDTGPGIPEDEIPVILSQFGQGSLANETDERGTGLGLPIVQALMSMHNGSFELRSKLREGTETIAIFPRTRVMDRLEADKERNKVKLYKMA is encoded by the coding sequence ATGAGCGAACAGAACGCGTCTGTGAAGATATCGGCTGAGACCGCATCTGTCCGAAAACGGTCGGACCGCCGTCGCAATGTGACGCGGACCGTTAAGGATGTGCGCGAACGGCTGAACTCGCCGACGGGCCTCAGGTTGGCCTTTGATCACGAACTGCTTCTGATGTTCGCCCAGCACCAGCTGAGCGGCATTCTGCCGGTTCCGGTGATCGTTCTGACCACGGCTCTTCTGTCCATGCTCTGGTCGCCGACATGGGCGATTGGCGGCTGGATGCTTGCTGTGTTCACCGCCCATACCGGACTGCTGTTTCTTAGTCAGAAATTTACCCAGACCGACCTTGAGACGGTTCAGATCAAGCCCTGGCGGACACGATTCCTGATTGCCCAGGCAATCTATGGTCTGGCCTGGTCCGGCTTTGCTGTTCTTCCGGTCACAGATAGCCCGATCGTCAATCTGGGGCTGACCCAGGATCTTATTGGCATCTTCATTGTCATCACCTTGCTGGTGATGATTGCCATGACCACCCTGTTGAGCGCCAACCTGCCTCTCAGTGTGACCCTGGCCTGCGCACCGGCGGTGATTGCGGCAGCCATTCGGTTCCTGCCCGCAGGCGACATCATGGCCTGGACCATGACCGTTCTGTCATTCGGGGCCTTGCTGTTCTTTATCACCATTGCCAACAGGCTTTATGCGGCAACCATTGTCAGTCTGTCCTTCCGGGCTGAAAAAGATTCCCTCATTGTCGAGCTGGAACAGGCGAAGGCCGTGTCTGACGAGGCAAGACGGCAGGCCGAAGCAGCCAATCTGGCCAAATCCAAGTTTCTCGCCACCATGAGTCATGAGCTCCGCACACCGTTGAATGCGATCCTCGGCTTTTCAGAGGTGATGAAAACCGAGCTGCTCGGGCCAATGGAAAACAACACCTACAAGGACTATGCAGGTGATATTCACAGCTCAGGCAACCATCTCCTGAACCTCATCAATCAGATTCTTGATCTGTCACGGATTGAGGCCGGTCGCTATACCCTGCAGGAAGAGCCTGTCTCCCTGTCTGAAGTGGCCGAGGATTGCGTGCACATGATGGATCTGAAAGCGCAGGGCAAGGGCGTCGAGCTGGTCGAGAATTACGAGTCGCAGCTGCCCAAACTCTGGGCCGATGAACGGTCCGTCCGACAGATCATGCTCAACCTTCTGTCGAACGCGGTGAAATTCACGCCTGCCGGTGGCTCGGTCACCATTACCATCGCCTGGACAGCCAATGGCGGCCAATATGTCTCAGTGAGAGATACAGGTCCTGGTATTCCGGAAGATGAAATCCCGGTCATCCTCTCCCAGTTCGGTCAGGGTTCCCTCGCCAATGAGACGGATGAACGCGGTACAGGCCTTGGTCTGCCCATTGTTCAGGCGCTTATGTCCATGCACAATGGTTCGTTTGAGCTCCGCTCAAAATTGCGGGAAGGCACAGAAACAATCGCGATCTTCCCACGGACTCGCGTCATGGACCGCCTGGAAGCGGACAAGGAACGCAACAAGGTCAAGCTCTACAAGATGGCCTAG
- a CDS encoding uracil-DNA glycosylase family protein, giving the protein MTTIDELVGEITRCRLCVESPDKTPLPHEPRPVVRLSSTARLCIAGQAPGTRVHASGIPFDDRSGDRLRDWLGVDRETFYDTSKLSIVPMGFCFPGLDAKGGDLPPRKECVRQWHDRIFPLMPQLELILVIGQYAQAYHMGKERQKSLTDTVKNWRSYFEQDRSPKILPLPHPSWRNTGWLKKNPWFEAELLPVLRRTVTELTG; this is encoded by the coding sequence ATGACCACGATTGATGAACTCGTTGGCGAAATCACCAGATGTCGTCTGTGCGTTGAGAGCCCGGATAAAACTCCCTTGCCACATGAGCCGCGCCCGGTGGTTCGTCTGTCCTCAACCGCACGACTGTGTATTGCCGGACAGGCACCGGGCACCCGTGTGCATGCCTCGGGAATACCGTTTGATGATCGCAGCGGAGACCGCCTGCGCGACTGGCTCGGTGTTGATCGGGAGACATTTTACGACACGTCGAAACTGTCCATTGTGCCGATGGGGTTCTGTTTTCCGGGGCTTGATGCCAAGGGAGGCGACCTGCCACCACGTAAGGAATGCGTTCGTCAGTGGCATGACCGGATTTTCCCGCTGATGCCACAGCTTGAGCTGATCCTTGTTATCGGGCAATACGCCCAAGCCTATCATATGGGCAAGGAACGGCAGAAAAGTCTCACTGATACGGTGAAAAACTGGCGCAGCTATTTCGAGCAGGACCGTTCGCCGAAAATTCTGCCTTTACCGCATCCGTCCTGGCGGAATACGGGGTGGCTGAAGAAAAATCCGTGGTTTGAAGCGGAGC
- a CDS encoding glutathione S-transferase family protein, protein MKLYDSAFAPNPRRVRVFLAEKGLEIPRVVLDIGAKDHKQSDYAGVNPFQQVPALELDDGTVLTETMAICRYLEELHPEPNLFGHTALERAQIEMWNRRLELIFFAQVAHTFRHAHPAMAELEIPQIPEWSAVNRERLGQTLHLLDRELADRPFITGERFTIADITGYCALLFMKPARIEIPDTCPNVSAWFDRLKQRPGADA, encoded by the coding sequence ATGAAGCTCTATGACAGCGCGTTTGCGCCCAACCCAAGACGGGTTCGGGTGTTTCTGGCCGAAAAGGGACTGGAGATCCCCCGGGTTGTTCTGGATATCGGAGCAAAAGACCATAAACAGTCGGATTATGCCGGAGTGAACCCGTTTCAGCAGGTTCCAGCTCTTGAGCTGGATGATGGCACGGTTCTGACGGAAACCATGGCCATCTGCCGATATCTTGAGGAGCTGCATCCAGAACCCAACCTGTTTGGCCACACGGCTCTTGAGCGGGCACAGATCGAGATGTGGAACCGGCGGCTGGAGCTGATCTTCTTTGCGCAGGTCGCCCATACATTCCGTCATGCCCATCCGGCGATGGCAGAACTGGAAATCCCGCAAATCCCGGAATGGAGTGCCGTTAACCGCGAACGTCTGGGGCAGACTTTACATCTTCTCGACAGGGAACTTGCTGACCGGCCATTCATAACAGGGGAGCGCTTCACTATTGCTGATATCACCGGCTATTGCGCACTGCTGTTCATGAAACCTGCCAGGATAGAGATTCCGGACACCTGTCCGAATGTCTCTGCATGGTTTGACCGCCTGAAACAACGCCCGGGAGCTGATGCATGA